Proteins encoded together in one Pseudomonas sp. Seg1 window:
- a CDS encoding TonB-dependent receptor translates to MHNIPGATHKLAQSIRAAGWLFTGLAALPLPNAFAAESADQEPTLKSVTVTATRREESLQKVPVAVSVIDGEQLERDNRNGVASIVQQVPSLNFRTGASNKDTSLFVRGVGTISTSPGVEPTVATVIDGVVYARPGQSTLDLLDLERVEVLRGPQGTLFGKNASAGVLNITSKAPTAETHGYIDQSYYSGNESRTRFGIGGSLIPDTLKGSISTLFGSYDGNVDNKHNGQEVNGYNHRGVRGKLEFTPNDDVTFTLIADYMQSHDDGPNGVVSKSLTPAFANALSPVNATSHNRDINTDTRSHVEDTNKGLSGQLDWQLGDYTLTSITAWRGWDNTQYQDGDRLGTVTAAFPGTADKGDLAFDQYSQELRLASPKGEFLEYVGGLFYMHSKDDETYQRTLTTTTSVNRGVANYSTTSDSYAAFGEATLNFTSDFRGIAGLRYTHDDLEYDHRRVSTSATTVSGIQPATSSSGSVDEDGWSGRLGVQYDLSDAVTTYLTYSRGYKGPAYNVFFNMQPRDTEALKPETSNTWEAGIKATSWNNRLTTNLAVFHSDYDNYQANFFDTVAGQVVTRLINAGSVSTEGVELDYALQATQQLKLSGALAYTRARIDEFACPAGAAASCNVNGKPLPFSPDWKSYVRADYSIPLDNGLDIELGTDYSWQSEVQYDISQNPDTKQGAYGLWNASIALADYTNGWRVALLGKNLTDKSYSPLLASGGNYIYRAVPRDDERYFGVQLRKDF, encoded by the coding sequence ATGCACAACATTCCTGGGGCGACACACAAACTGGCGCAATCGATTCGCGCGGCAGGCTGGCTTTTTACCGGGTTGGCGGCGCTGCCGCTGCCCAATGCATTCGCGGCTGAGAGTGCTGATCAGGAGCCGACCCTCAAGTCGGTGACCGTCACGGCGACGCGCCGCGAAGAGTCGCTGCAGAAGGTGCCGGTGGCGGTCTCGGTGATCGACGGCGAACAGCTGGAACGCGACAACCGCAACGGCGTGGCGAGCATCGTCCAGCAAGTGCCGTCGCTGAATTTCCGCACCGGCGCGTCGAACAAGGACACCTCGTTGTTCGTCCGTGGCGTCGGCACGATTTCCACCTCACCCGGCGTCGAGCCGACCGTGGCCACGGTGATTGATGGGGTGGTTTATGCGCGTCCCGGTCAGTCGACCCTCGACCTCCTGGATCTTGAGCGCGTCGAAGTCTTGCGCGGCCCGCAAGGCACGCTGTTCGGCAAGAACGCCTCGGCCGGTGTACTCAACATCACCAGCAAAGCACCGACCGCCGAGACCCACGGTTACATCGATCAGTCCTATTACAGCGGCAACGAAAGTCGCACGCGTTTCGGCATTGGCGGCAGTCTGATTCCGGACACGCTCAAGGGCTCGATCAGCACCTTGTTCGGCAGCTACGACGGCAATGTCGACAACAAACACAACGGTCAGGAGGTCAACGGCTACAACCATCGTGGCGTGCGCGGCAAACTCGAATTCACCCCGAACGATGACGTCACTTTCACTCTGATTGCCGACTACATGCAGTCCCACGACGACGGCCCCAACGGTGTCGTCAGCAAGTCGCTGACCCCGGCGTTCGCCAATGCGCTGAGTCCGGTCAATGCGACCAGCCACAACCGTGACATCAACACCGACACCCGCAGCCACGTCGAGGACACCAACAAAGGTTTGTCCGGCCAACTCGATTGGCAACTGGGCGATTACACCCTGACGTCGATCACCGCGTGGCGCGGCTGGGATAACACCCAATATCAGGATGGCGACCGACTCGGCACGGTGACAGCAGCGTTTCCCGGCACGGCGGACAAGGGCGATCTGGCCTTCGATCAATACTCGCAGGAGCTGCGTCTGGCCTCGCCGAAGGGCGAATTCCTCGAATACGTCGGCGGCCTGTTCTACATGCACAGCAAGGACGACGAAACCTATCAGCGCACGCTGACCACGACCACCAGCGTCAACCGTGGCGTAGCCAATTACAGCACCACCAGCGACAGCTACGCGGCGTTCGGTGAAGCGACGTTGAACTTCACTTCGGATTTTCGTGGTATCGCCGGTCTGCGCTACACCCACGATGATCTGGAATACGATCACCGCCGCGTCTCCACCTCGGCGACCACCGTCAGCGGCATCCAGCCGGCGACCAGCAGTTCCGGTTCGGTGGATGAGGACGGCTGGTCCGGCCGCCTCGGCGTGCAGTACGACTTGAGCGACGCAGTCACCACTTACCTGACTTACTCGCGCGGCTACAAAGGCCCGGCCTACAACGTGTTCTTCAACATGCAGCCGCGTGACACCGAAGCACTCAAGCCGGAAACCTCCAACACCTGGGAGGCCGGTATCAAAGCGACGAGCTGGAACAATCGCCTGACCACCAACCTCGCGGTTTTCCACAGCGATTACGACAACTATCAGGCCAATTTTTTCGACACGGTGGCCGGGCAAGTAGTGACGCGCCTGATCAACGCCGGCAGCGTCAGCACCGAGGGCGTCGAACTCGATTACGCGTTGCAGGCCACCCAGCAACTGAAGCTCTCCGGCGCGCTGGCCTACACCCGTGCGCGCATCGACGAGTTCGCCTGCCCGGCGGGCGCGGCGGCGTCGTGCAATGTCAACGGCAAGCCGCTGCCGTTCAGCCCGGACTGGAAAAGCTACGTGCGCGCCGACTACAGCATCCCGCTGGATAACGGCCTGGATATCGAACTCGGCACCGATTACAGCTGGCAAAGCGAAGTGCAGTACGACATCAGCCAGAACCCCGACACCAAACAGGGCGCCTACGGCCTGTGGAACGCCAGCATCGCCCTGGCCGATTACACCAATGGCTGGCGCGTGGCGCTGCTCGGCAAAAACCTCACCGACAAGTCGTATTCGCCACTGCTCGCCAGCGGCGGCAACTACATCTATCGCGCCGTGCCACGGGATGACGAGCGCTACTTCGGCGTGCAATTACGCAAGGATTTCTGA
- a CDS encoding LLM class flavin-dependent oxidoreductase: protein MSRQLKLGAFLMATGHHVAAWRHPDVPANAGLDFAHYKRLAQIAEAAKFDALFVADSVAAPTQDIASRMARSDHFEPLTLLSALSAVTEHIGLIATATTSYNEPYHVARKFASLDHLSGGRAGWNLVTSDNAAEALNFGREEHIGHAERYSRAREFHQVVTGLWDSWEDDAFHRDKASGAYYDPEKLHVLDHVGEHFRVKGPLNVARSPQGQPVIVQAGSSETGRELAAQTAEVVFTAQTSLAGAQAFYADLKGRLPKYGRSADSLKIMPGVFVVVGQTEAEAKEKCETFQQLVEPEVGVALLGRMLGNFDLSKYPLDGPLPELPLTDSGQQSRQKLLTELAGRENLTLAELGRKIAGGRGHYTLVGTPVQIADRLQEWFEQGAADGFNVLVPHLPGGLEDFANGVVPELQRRGLFRTEYEGRTLRDNLGLARPQNRFL from the coding sequence ATGAGCAGACAGCTGAAGCTTGGAGCGTTCCTCATGGCCACCGGGCACCACGTTGCAGCGTGGCGTCATCCGGATGTGCCGGCCAATGCCGGTCTCGATTTCGCCCATTACAAACGGCTGGCGCAGATTGCCGAGGCGGCGAAATTCGATGCGCTGTTCGTTGCCGACAGCGTCGCCGCGCCGACCCAGGACATCGCCAGTCGCATGGCGCGCTCGGATCACTTCGAGCCACTGACGTTACTTTCGGCATTGAGTGCGGTGACCGAGCACATCGGCCTGATCGCCACGGCGACCACCAGCTACAACGAGCCGTACCATGTGGCGCGTAAATTTGCTTCACTGGATCATTTGTCGGGTGGGCGAGCGGGGTGGAATCTGGTGACTTCGGATAACGCCGCCGAAGCTCTGAATTTCGGTCGCGAGGAGCATATCGGCCACGCCGAACGCTACAGCCGTGCCCGTGAATTTCATCAGGTGGTGACCGGGCTCTGGGACAGTTGGGAGGATGATGCCTTTCACCGCGACAAGGCCAGCGGTGCGTATTACGACCCGGAAAAGCTCCACGTGCTCGATCACGTCGGCGAGCACTTTCGCGTCAAAGGTCCGCTGAACGTCGCACGCTCACCTCAGGGGCAACCGGTGATTGTGCAGGCTGGCTCCTCCGAAACCGGGCGCGAACTGGCGGCGCAAACGGCTGAAGTGGTGTTCACAGCACAGACTTCATTGGCCGGCGCGCAAGCGTTCTATGCCGACCTCAAAGGACGTTTGCCCAAGTACGGTCGCAGTGCCGATTCGTTGAAAATCATGCCCGGAGTTTTTGTCGTCGTCGGACAGACGGAAGCCGAGGCGAAGGAAAAATGTGAAACGTTTCAGCAATTAGTCGAACCCGAGGTTGGCGTCGCCTTGCTTGGGCGTATGCTGGGCAACTTCGACTTGTCGAAGTACCCGCTGGACGGGCCACTGCCCGAGTTGCCGCTGACTGACAGCGGGCAGCAGAGTCGGCAGAAGTTGCTGACCGAACTGGCGGGGCGGGAAAACCTCACGCTGGCTGAGCTGGGCCGCAAGATTGCTGGCGGGCGAGGGCATTACACTCTGGTGGGCACGCCGGTACAGATTGCCGATCGCTTGCAGGAGTGGTTCGAACAGGGCGCTGCGGACGGCTTCAACGTGCTGGTGCCACATCTGCCGGGCGGGCTCGAAGATTTCGCCAATGGCGTGGTGCCGGAACTGCAACGGCGTGGGCTGTTCAGAACCGAGTATGAGGGTCGGACGTTGCGCGACAACCTAGGCCTGGCCCGGCCCCAAAACAGATTTTTGTGA
- the mgrA gene encoding L-glyceraldehyde 3-phosphate reductase yields MTYTAAENRYDSIPYRRVGRSGLVLPALSLGLWHNFGDSTPIDTQRALLRTAFDLGINHFDLANNYGPPYGSAETNFGRLLREDFKQYRDELIISSKAGWDMWPGPYGQGGGSRKYVLASLDQSLQRLGLDYVDIFYSHRFDPDTPLEETASALATAVQQGKALYIGISSYSGVKTREMAALLKEWKVPLLIHQPAYNLLNRWVEKDLLDTTEELGTGVIAFTPLAQGLLTDKYLNGVPEDARVNRPGGGSLQASHLSEANIAHVRALNEIAKRRGQSLAQLALAWTLRDPRVTSALIGASRPEQIIENVGALKNLSFSAEELAEIDRFAQEGGINLWEKPLTAE; encoded by the coding sequence ATGACTTACACCGCTGCCGAAAACCGCTACGACTCCATCCCTTACCGCCGCGTCGGACGCAGCGGTCTGGTGCTGCCGGCGCTGTCGCTGGGCCTGTGGCACAACTTTGGCGACAGCACGCCGATCGACACCCAACGCGCCTTGCTGCGCACCGCGTTCGATCTGGGCATCAACCACTTCGACCTGGCCAACAACTACGGCCCGCCGTACGGCAGCGCCGAAACCAATTTCGGTCGCCTTCTGCGCGAAGACTTCAAGCAGTACCGCGACGAACTGATCATCTCCAGCAAGGCCGGTTGGGACATGTGGCCCGGCCCTTACGGCCAGGGCGGCGGTTCGCGCAAATACGTGCTGGCCAGCCTCGACCAGAGCCTGCAGCGCCTCGGTCTGGATTATGTGGATATCTTTTATTCGCACCGCTTCGACCCGGACACCCCGCTGGAAGAAACCGCCAGCGCCCTCGCCACTGCGGTGCAGCAGGGCAAGGCTCTGTACATCGGCATCTCCTCGTATTCCGGAGTGAAAACCCGTGAAATGGCGGCGTTGCTGAAAGAGTGGAAAGTGCCGTTGCTGATTCACCAACCGGCGTACAACCTGCTCAACCGCTGGGTGGAAAAGGATCTGCTCGATACCACCGAGGAACTCGGCACGGGCGTCATCGCTTTCACGCCATTGGCGCAGGGCCTGTTGACCGACAAATACCTCAACGGCGTGCCGGAAGATGCGCGGGTCAATCGTCCGGGCGGTGGTTCGTTACAGGCTTCGCACTTGTCCGAGGCGAACATCGCGCATGTGCGTGCGTTGAACGAGATCGCCAAACGTCGTGGGCAGAGCCTGGCGCAACTGGCGCTGGCGTGGACGCTGCGTGATCCACGAGTGACCTCGGCGCTGATCGGTGCGAGCCGGCCGGAGCAGATTATCGAGAATGTCGGGGCGTTGAAGAATTTGAGCTTCAGTGCTGAAGAGTTGGCGGAGATTGACCGGTTTGCCCAAGAGGGTGGGATCAATCTGTGGGAGAAGCCTTTGACGGCGGAATAA
- the tauD gene encoding taurine dioxygenase — protein MSSLNITPLSSALGAQISGVDISQPLSLEHRDAIEQALLKYQVLFFRNQPIEPSQQARFAHYFGDLHIHPIYPNVPEQPEVLILDTAVTDVRDNAIWHTDVTFLPTPAMGAVLSAKLLPEFGGDTLWASGIAAYEALSAPLKGLLEGLTATHDFTRSFPLERYGNTPEALAQWEEARRKNPPLSHPVIRTHPVSGRRSLFVNEGFTSKINELSETESEAILKFLFAHATRPEFTIRWRWQKDDIAFWDNRVTQHYAVDDYRPARRVMQRATVLGDVPFFR, from the coding sequence ATGAGCAGCCTGAACATCACCCCATTAAGCTCGGCCCTCGGCGCGCAGATCAGCGGCGTAGACATCAGCCAGCCATTGAGCCTGGAACACCGCGACGCCATCGAGCAGGCGCTGCTCAAATACCAAGTGCTGTTCTTCCGCAACCAGCCGATCGAACCGTCGCAACAGGCGCGCTTCGCTCATTATTTTGGTGATCTGCACATTCACCCGATCTACCCGAACGTGCCGGAACAGCCAGAAGTCTTGATTCTCGACACCGCTGTCACCGACGTGCGCGACAACGCGATCTGGCACACCGACGTGACCTTCCTGCCGACGCCGGCGATGGGCGCGGTGCTCAGCGCCAAGCTGTTGCCGGAATTTGGTGGCGACACGCTGTGGGCAAGCGGCATTGCCGCGTATGAAGCGCTGTCGGCACCGCTGAAAGGCTTGCTTGAAGGGCTGACCGCGACCCACGATTTCACCCGCTCGTTTCCGCTGGAGCGCTATGGCAACACGCCGGAAGCGCTGGCGCAGTGGGAAGAGGCGCGACGCAAGAACCCGCCGTTGTCGCATCCGGTGATCCGTACGCATCCGGTGAGCGGACGGCGTTCGCTGTTCGTCAACGAAGGCTTCACTTCGAAGATCAATGAGCTGTCGGAAACCGAGAGCGAGGCGATTCTGAAGTTTCTGTTCGCCCACGCGACGCGGCCGGAGTTCACCATTCGCTGGCGCTGGCAGAAAGACGATATTGCGTTCTGGGACAACCGCGTGACGCAGCATTACGCGGTGGATGATTACCGGCCGGCGCGGCGGGTGATGCAGCGGGCTACGGTTTTGGGGGATGTGCCGTTTTTCAGATAA
- the tauC gene encoding taurine ABC transporter permease TauC, which yields MSSYDVSAPAVKTPSVAIPVRRSLSTRWISLLTLFALLVIWWAVTATGLIEPLFLPPPSAVLQKGWLLATSGYMDSTLWQHLGASLSRIGLGLGFAILTAVPVGIAIGANRIARGVLDPLIEFYRPIPPLAYLPLIVIWCGIGELSKVLLIYLAIFAPIAIATATGVRTVDPAKLRAAQSLGATRAQLIRHVILPSALPDILTGVRIGLGVGWSTLVAAELIAATSGLGFMVQSAAQFLVTDVVVLGILVIALIAFAMEMGLRALQRKLVPWHGQAH from the coding sequence ATGAGCAGTTACGACGTTTCCGCCCCGGCAGTGAAAACCCCATCGGTAGCGATCCCGGTGCGCCGCAGTCTCAGCACGCGCTGGATCAGCCTGCTGACGTTGTTCGCCTTGCTGGTGATCTGGTGGGCGGTGACCGCCACTGGATTGATCGAGCCGCTGTTCCTGCCACCGCCCTCCGCTGTGCTGCAAAAAGGCTGGTTGCTGGCCACCAGCGGCTATATGGATTCGACCCTGTGGCAGCACCTCGGCGCGAGCCTGAGCCGCATCGGCCTGGGCCTTGGTTTTGCGATTCTGACCGCCGTGCCGGTGGGCATCGCCATCGGTGCCAACCGCATCGCCCGTGGCGTTCTGGATCCGCTGATCGAGTTCTACCGCCCGATTCCGCCGCTGGCTTATCTGCCGCTGATCGTGATCTGGTGCGGCATCGGCGAATTGTCGAAAGTGCTGCTGATCTATCTGGCGATTTTCGCGCCGATCGCCATCGCCACAGCTACCGGCGTGCGCACGGTTGACCCAGCCAAACTGCGCGCAGCGCAGTCGCTCGGCGCGACTCGCGCACAACTGATTCGCCATGTGATTTTGCCGAGCGCTCTGCCGGACATTCTCACTGGTGTGCGCATTGGGCTGGGGGTTGGCTGGTCGACGCTGGTCGCCGCTGAACTGATCGCCGCCACCAGTGGTTTGGGTTTCATGGTGCAGTCGGCCGCGCAGTTCCTGGTCACCGATGTGGTGGTGCTGGGGATTCTGGTCATCGCCCTGATCGCCTTCGCCATGGAAATGGGCTTGCGCGCTTTGCAACGCAAACTGGTGCCGTGGCACGGCCAGGCGCACTGA
- the tauB gene encoding taurine ABC transporter ATP-binding subunit, with protein MALLQLERISAQYPGSPEPVLADISLTLGPQQLLVALGPSGSGKTSLLNLIAGFVEPSAGRITLDGVPVKGPSAERGVVFQDDALLPWQDVLANVAFGLELAGVAKDKREKIAREMLALVDLSGFENRRIWQLSGGQKQRVGLARALAADPRVLLMDEPFGALDAFTREQMQELLLQVWQRTAKPVFLITHDIEEAVFLATDLILLAPNPGQIVERLHLDFGQRYAAGESARAIKSDPRFIETREHVLSKVFSQRSAVQRQERA; from the coding sequence ATGGCTTTGCTACAGCTGGAGCGCATCAGCGCACAGTACCCGGGCAGCCCGGAACCGGTGCTGGCGGATATTTCTCTGACCCTGGGGCCGCAGCAATTGCTGGTGGCCCTCGGCCCGTCCGGCAGTGGCAAGACTTCGCTGTTGAACCTGATTGCCGGCTTCGTCGAACCGAGTGCCGGGCGCATCACCCTCGACGGCGTGCCGGTCAAAGGCCCGAGCGCCGAGCGCGGCGTGGTGTTCCAAGACGATGCCCTGCTGCCTTGGCAGGATGTGCTGGCCAACGTCGCATTCGGTCTCGAACTGGCCGGTGTCGCCAAGGACAAGCGCGAAAAGATCGCCCGCGAGATGCTCGCGCTGGTCGATCTATCCGGTTTTGAAAACCGCCGTATCTGGCAACTTTCCGGTGGCCAGAAACAACGCGTCGGCCTCGCCCGTGCACTCGCCGCCGACCCGCGCGTGTTGCTGATGGACGAACCCTTCGGCGCCCTCGACGCATTTACCCGCGAACAAATGCAAGAGCTGCTGCTGCAAGTCTGGCAGCGCACCGCCAAACCGGTTTTTCTGATTACCCACGACATTGAAGAAGCGGTGTTCCTCGCAACCGACCTGATTCTGCTGGCGCCGAATCCGGGGCAGATCGTTGAGCGTCTGCACCTGGATTTCGGCCAGCGTTACGCCGCTGGCGAATCGGCACGGGCGATCAAATCCGACCCGCGTTTTATCGAAACCCGTGAACACGTGCTGAGCAAAGTGTTCTCGCAACGCAGCGCCGTTCAACGGCAGGAGCGCGCATGA
- the tauA gene encoding taurine ABC transporter substrate-binding protein — translation MKLHFPLRLLAVASLAAASFLAQAADLTVAYQTTVDPAKVAQADGAYEKATKADISWRKFDNGADVITAIASGDVQIGYLGSSPLTAAITRKVPVETFLIATQIGAAEALVARDGSGIKTPQDLVGKKIAVPFVSTGHYSLLAALKHWNIDPSKVTVLNLAPPAIIAAWKRGDIDATYVWDPALGVAKENGKVLITSGELAKFGAPTFDAWIVRKDFAEKHPEIVRAFAKVTLDAYADYRKDPKAWLADQSNVDKLVKLSGAKASDIPLLLQGNVYPLAADQVSDLGAPTTKAITDTAAFLKEQGKVEAVLPDYAPYVSAKYITN, via the coding sequence ATGAAACTGCATTTCCCGCTTCGCCTGCTGGCCGTGGCCTCTCTGGCTGCCGCGAGCTTTCTGGCGCAGGCCGCCGACCTCACCGTCGCTTATCAAACCACCGTTGACCCGGCGAAAGTCGCCCAGGCCGACGGCGCCTACGAGAAGGCCACCAAGGCCGACATCAGCTGGCGCAAATTCGATAACGGTGCCGACGTGATCACCGCCATCGCTTCCGGCGACGTGCAGATCGGCTACCTCGGTTCAAGTCCGCTGACCGCTGCGATCACCCGCAAAGTCCCGGTGGAAACCTTCCTCATCGCCACCCAGATCGGCGCCGCCGAAGCGCTGGTCGCCCGCGACGGCTCCGGGATCAAGACGCCACAGGATCTGGTCGGCAAGAAAATCGCCGTGCCGTTCGTATCGACCGGTCACTACAGCCTGCTCGCCGCACTCAAGCACTGGAACATCGACCCCTCGAAAGTCACCGTGCTCAACCTCGCGCCGCCAGCAATCATCGCTGCGTGGAAACGCGGTGATATCGACGCCACTTACGTGTGGGACCCAGCCCTCGGAGTAGCCAAGGAAAACGGCAAAGTGCTGATCACCTCCGGTGAGCTGGCCAAGTTCGGCGCGCCGACTTTCGATGCCTGGATCGTGCGCAAGGATTTCGCCGAGAAGCACCCGGAAATCGTCCGGGCGTTCGCCAAAGTTACCCTCGATGCCTACGCCGATTACCGCAAAGACCCGAAAGCCTGGCTCGCCGATCAATCCAACGTCGACAAACTGGTGAAACTCTCCGGCGCCAAGGCCAGCGACATTCCATTGCTGCTGCAAGGCAACGTCTACCCACTGGCAGCTGATCAGGTCAGCGACCTTGGCGCACCGACCACCAAAGCCATCACCGACACCGCCGCGTTCCTCAAGGAGCAAGGCAAGGTCGAAGCGGTTCTGCCGGACTACGCGCCGTACGTCAGCGCCAAATACATCACCAACTGA
- the gshA gene encoding glutamate--cysteine ligase — protein sequence MSELLNRRLALLGERANLSLLEQCLHGIERECLRVTSEGRLAQTPHPEALGSALTNEQITTDYSESLLEFITPALPDPADTLASLDKIHRFAYSKLGNEYLWSPSMPCPLPAEEDIPIAYYGTSNIGQLKYVYRKGLALRYGKTMQCIAGIHYNFSLPEKLWPLLREAEGFVGTDRDFQSVSYIALIRNFRRYSWLLMYLFGASPALDAGFLRGRSHQLEQLDPDTLYLPYATSLRMSDLGYQSNAQAGLTPCYNDLASYTDSLRKAVATPYAPYVEVGTHKDGEWVQLNTNILQIENEYYSNIRPKRVTYTGERPIQALMARGIQYVEVRCLDINPFLPMGIDLTESRFLDAFLLYCALNDSPLLTNTSCGNATSNFLSVVKEGRRPGLQLQRDGEPVEMKTWATELLEQIAPLAALLDQSHGGDAHSKALDAQLAKVRDPSLTPSAQVLAAMAEHKESFAQFSLRQSQAHAEFFRSEPLAADEQAKFEELARSSLAAQAELEQNEVGDFDVFVGSYQASILAISN from the coding sequence TTGAGCGAACTTCTCAACCGCCGCCTGGCTCTGCTCGGCGAGCGCGCCAACCTCTCTCTGCTCGAACAGTGCCTTCACGGTATCGAACGTGAATGCCTGCGCGTGACCAGCGAAGGTCGACTGGCGCAAACGCCGCACCCGGAAGCCTTGGGTTCCGCGCTGACCAACGAACAAATCACCACCGACTATTCCGAGTCGCTACTGGAATTCATCACGCCCGCCCTGCCCGACCCGGCGGATACGCTGGCGAGCCTGGACAAGATTCATCGCTTTGCCTACAGCAAGCTCGGCAACGAGTACCTGTGGAGTCCATCGATGCCGTGCCCGTTGCCGGCCGAGGAAGACATCCCGATCGCCTATTACGGCACCTCCAACATCGGTCAGCTCAAGTACGTCTACCGCAAGGGCCTGGCCCTGCGTTACGGCAAGACCATGCAGTGCATCGCCGGGATTCACTACAACTTTTCCCTGCCGGAAAAGCTCTGGCCGCTGCTGCGCGAAGCCGAGGGTTTTGTCGGCACTGACCGCGATTTCCAGTCGGTTTCCTACATCGCGTTGATCCGTAATTTCCGTCGCTACAGCTGGCTGCTGATGTACCTGTTCGGTGCATCGCCGGCGCTGGACGCAGGCTTCTTGCGCGGTCGTTCGCATCAGCTGGAACAGCTCGATCCGGACACCCTGTATCTGCCCTACGCCACCAGCCTGCGCATGAGCGACCTCGGTTATCAAAGCAACGCCCAGGCCGGCCTGACGCCGTGCTACAACGATCTGGCGAGCTACACCGACAGCCTGCGCAAAGCCGTGGCCACGCCGTACGCGCCGTACGTTGAGGTCGGCACGCACAAGGATGGTGAGTGGGTGCAGCTCAACACCAACATCCTGCAGATCGAAAACGAGTACTACTCCAACATCCGCCCGAAACGCGTGACCTACACCGGTGAGCGGCCGATCCAGGCCTTGATGGCCCGTGGCATTCAGTACGTCGAAGTGCGTTGCCTGGACATCAACCCGTTCCTGCCGATGGGCATCGACCTGACCGAGTCGCGCTTCCTCGACGCGTTCCTGCTGTACTGCGCGCTGAACGACAGCCCGCTGCTGACCAACACGTCGTGCGGCAACGCCACCTCGAACTTCCTCAGCGTGGTCAAGGAAGGTCGCCGCCCGGGCCTGCAATTGCAGCGTGACGGTGAGCCGGTCGAGATGAAGACCTGGGCGACCGAGCTGCTGGAACAGATTGCCCCGCTCGCCGCGCTGCTGGATCAGAGCCATGGCGGCGACGCGCACAGCAAGGCGCTGGATGCGCAACTGGCCAAGGTCCGCGATCCGTCGCTGACGCCTTCGGCGCAGGTGTTGGCGGCAATGGCTGAGCACAAGGAAAGCTTTGCGCAGTTCTCCCTGCGTCAGAGCCAGGCGCATGCCGAGTTCTTCCGCAGCGAGCCGTTGGCGGCGGATGAACAGGCGAAGTTCGAGGAACTGGCGCGATCTTCGCTGGCGGCGCAGGCTGAGCTGGAGCAGAACGAAGTGGGCGATTTCGATGTGTTTGTCGGGTCGTATCAGGCGAGTATTCTGGCGATCAGTAATTAA
- a CDS encoding PaaI family thioesterase produces MEIPAGLVESAFFKLLGCRLHSLETGVAQVALVLEPQLRNRGGKLHGGALFSLVDIAMGLACSSVHGFDQQSATIECKINYIRAVSDGEVLCTARVIHPGRRTLVVEADVMQGDKLVAKAQGTFAVL; encoded by the coding sequence ATGGAAATTCCGGCCGGGCTCGTCGAGAGCGCGTTTTTCAAGCTGTTGGGCTGCCGCCTGCACAGCCTGGAAACCGGGGTGGCGCAAGTCGCCCTGGTGCTGGAACCGCAACTGCGCAATCGCGGTGGCAAATTGCACGGAGGCGCGCTGTTCAGTCTGGTCGACATCGCCATGGGGCTGGCTTGTTCCAGCGTGCATGGCTTCGATCAGCAAAGCGCGACCATCGAGTGCAAGATCAACTATATCCGTGCCGTTTCCGACGGTGAGGTGCTGTGCACGGCGCGGGTGATCCACCCGGGCCGGCGTACGCTGGTGGTCGAAGCCGACGTAATGCAAGGGGACAAACTGGTCGCAAAAGCGCAAGGCACGTTCGCTGTCCTGTAG